In one Achromobacter spanius genomic region, the following are encoded:
- a CDS encoding GFA family protein: MKVEGQCHCGAITYEAEVEPGTVMICNCADCQMQSGSAFRMNIPAPAETFRLTSGSPKKYLKVGDSGAKRIHGFCGDCGGPVYSLAAENPATYSLRVGALKQRYDLGQPIRQIWTGRRYPWLPRLEGTEEFAGQP, translated from the coding sequence ATGAAAGTCGAAGGCCAATGTCATTGCGGTGCCATCACCTACGAAGCGGAGGTGGAGCCCGGAACCGTCATGATCTGCAACTGTGCGGATTGCCAAATGCAGTCGGGCTCGGCGTTCCGAATGAACATCCCAGCGCCTGCGGAGACATTTCGCCTCACCAGTGGAAGTCCGAAGAAATACCTCAAGGTCGGAGACAGCGGCGCCAAGCGCATCCACGGCTTTTGCGGTGATTGTGGCGGGCCGGTGTACTCATTAGCGGCCGAGAATCCTGCAACCTACTCTTTACGAGTCGGCGCGCTCAAACAGCGCTACGATTTAGGGCAACCCATACGACAAATCTGGACCGGGAGACGGTATCCGTGGCTCCCACGCCTGGAGGGTACGGAGGAATTTGCAGGACAGCCATGA